Below is a window of Halarcobacter anaerophilus DNA.
AAAACAACTTTTAGTTAAAAACTAAAAGTTGTACTAGTGCCGCCTAAAAGCGGCTAAAGTGCTTACAGAAAATCGCTGATATAGCAAAAAATATACTTTTATACGGGATATAGAAAATGACAAATGATAAATATCTTAAACAATTAGATGGTTTAGATGTTAAGTATTATGATATTAAAAGCGCTGTTGAAGATATTCAACCTGGTTCTTTTGAAAAACTTAACTATACATCTAGAGTTTTAGCAGAAAATTTAATTAGAAAATGTCCAAGCGAAGATTTAAAAGATTCTCTTATTCAACTTATTGAAAAAAGAACAGATAAAGATTTTCCTTGGTTTCCTAGTCGTGTAGTATGCCACGATATTCTAGGACTTACGGCATTTGTTGACCTTGCGGGGTTAAGAGAAGCTATTGCTAAAGAAGGAGGAGATCCTGAAAAAGTTAATCCGGTTGTTCCTACTCAATTAATCGTTGACCACTCTTTGGCAGTTGAATGCGGTGGGTTTGATCCTGATGCATTTAATAAAAACAGAGCAATAGAAGATAGAAGAAATGCAGATAGATTCCACTTTATTAACTGGACTAAAGAAGCATTTAACAATGTAGATGTTATTCCTCCTGGTAACGGTATTATGCACCAAATCAACTTGGAAAAAATGTCTCCGGTTGTTCATAACAGAGACGGAATTGCATTCCCTGATACTTTAGTCGGAACAGATTCACACACTCCGCATGTAGATTCACTTGGTGTTATTGCTGTCGGTGTAGGTGGATTAGAAGCTGAAAACGTAATGCTTGGAAATCCTTCTTATATGAGAGTTCCCGAAATTATCGGTGTAAAAATCGTAGGAGATAGAAAAGAAGGAATTACTGCAACTGATATCGCTTTATCAATGACAAGTTTCTTAAGAGAGAACAATGTAATTTCTGCTTACCTTGAGTTTGTAGGTGAAGGTTTAAAACACTTAACATTAGGAGATAGAGCAACTATTTCAAATATGACTCCTGAATACGGTGCAAGTGCCGCAATGTTTGCAATTGATGAACAAACAATTGATTACTTAAAATTAACAGGAAGAACACCTGAACAAGTTGATTTAGTAGAAAAATATGCAAAAGCAAACGGTCTTTGGGCAAATGAATTAGAAAAAGCTACTTATGCAAGAGAGTTAGTATTTGATTTATCTACAGTTACAAGAAGTTTGGCAGGTCCTTCTAAACCTCATAAATTAGTACCTACTTCAACTTTAGAAGAAGAAGGAATTACTAAACATATAGAGATTAAAGATGACAAAATGCCAGACGGTGCTGTTTTAATTGCGGCAATTACTTCTTGTACAAATACATCAAATCCTAGAAATGTTGTAGCAGCCGGATTATTGGCTAAAAAAGCAAATGAATTAGGACTTAAAAGAAAACCATGGGTTAAATCTTCATTGGCTCCGGGTTCAAAAGTTGTTGAAGAGTATTTAGAAGATTCACATCTTCTTTCAGAACTTGAGAAATTAGGATTCGGAATCGTAGGTTTTGCATGTACTACTTGTAACGGAATGAGTGGAGCACTTGATCCGAAAATTCAAAAAGAAGCAGTAGATAACGATATTTATACAACTGCCGTATTATCTGGAAATAGAAACTTTGACGGTAGAATCCACCCATACGTAAAAGAGGCATTCTTAGCTTCACCTCCGTTAGTTATTGCTTATGCAATTGCAGGAAGTATCAGATTTGATATTGAAAAAGATGCTTTAGGAACAGACAAAAACGGAAATCCTATTACATTAAAAGATATTTGGCCTACAGATGCAGAGATTGATGAAGTAGTAAATAAATCGGTTAGACCTTCAATGTTTACCGAAGTTTATGACCCGATGTTTGCAAAAAATCCATTGGCAAATGTAAAAATCGATCCTTTTTACAACTGGAATTCAAGATCTACATATATTCAAAAACCACCATACTGGGATGATGAATTTATGGGTATGCCTGCATTAAAAGGAATGAGAGCATTAGGTGTGTTCCCTGATAATATCACAACAGACCACTTGTCTCCTTCAAATGCAATTTTACCTGAGAGCGCATCGGGTGAATATTGTATTAAAATGGGACTTCCTGTTGAAGATTTAAACTCTTACGCAACGCACAGAGGAGATCATAATACTGCTAGCCGTGCAACATTGGCAAATCCAAAACTATTTAATGAAATGGTTAAAGATGAAAACGGAAACGTAAAACAAGGTTCATTGACTAAAATTATGCCTGAAGGTAAAGAGTCTAGAATGTGGGAAGCTATTCAGACTTACCAACAGAGAAAACAACCTCTTATTATAATTGCAGGAACAAACTACGGTCAAGGATCTTCAAGAGACTGGGCTGCAAAAGGTGTAAGACTTGCAGGTGTTGAAGTTGTGGTTGCTGAAAGTATTGAAAGAATTCACAGAACAAATCTTGTTGGAATGGGTGTTCTTCCTCTACAGTTTAAAGATGGTGATACTAGACACACTTATAATATCGACGGAACTGAAACATTTGAAGTTGTAGGTGAAATTACACCAAGAACAACTCTTACTTTAGTTATGACAAGAGCAAACGGCGAAAAAGTTGAAATCCCTGTAACTTGCAGATTAGATACTTCAGCAGAAGTTGAAGTTTACAAAGCAGGTGGTATTTTACAAAAATTTGCTAAAGACTTTGTAGCTAAAAAATAAGGAAGAATAATGAGTGATGCACCACAAATTACCGTACCTGCCACATATATGCGTGGAGGTACGAGTAAAGGGACTTTTTTTAGAATAGAAGATTTACCGAAAATTGCTCAAGAAAATCAAGGAGCAAAAGATAAACTGCTTTTAAGAGTAGTTGGAAGTCCTGATCCATACGGTAAACAAATTGACGGTATGGGTGGAGCTACTTCAAGTACAAGTAAAACTGTACTTGTTGGTAAAAGTTCTGTACCTAACCATGATGTAGATTACTATTTTGGACAAGTTTCTATTGACAAACCTTTTATGGATTGGTCGGGGAACTGCGGTAACTTATCTTCGGCTGTTGGACCTTTTGCTATTAAATCAGGTTATGTAGAAAATGTAGTACAAAACGGTATCCAAACAGTTAGAATTTGGCAAGCAAATATCAAAAAAACTATTCTTTGTCACGTACCTATAAAAGACGGTAGAGTTCAAGAAATAGGTGATTATGAAATTGACGGTGTTGCTTTCCCTGCTGCTGAAATCAAATTAGAGTTTGTAGAACCTGTTGATCCTAGTGAAGAGCTTTTCCCTACAGGTAATTTGGTTGATGATTTGGAAGTTCCGGGAGTAGGAACTTTTAAAGCTACAATGATCACAGCAGGAATCCCTACGATTTTTCTAAATGCAGATGAAATCGGATACAAAGGAACAGAGCTTCAAAATGACATTAATTCAGATAAAGAGGCTTTAAAAAGATTTGAAACAATTAGAGCCTACGGTGCTATTAAAATGGGACTTATTTCTGATGTTAAAGAGGCAGAAACAAGAGCTCATACACCTAAAGTTGCTTTTGTATCAAAATCTCAAAACTATACAGCTTCAAGCGGTAAAGAGATAACTGTTGATGATATAGACTTAAATGTTAGAGCTTTATCAATGGGACAACTTCATCATGCTATGATGGGAACAGCTTCAGTTGCAATAGGTGTTGCAGCTTGTATCCCCGGAACATTAGTTAATCTAGCTGCAGGTGGAGCAGATTTAGATTCCGTAACTTTTGGACACCCATCGGGAACTCTAAAAGTTGGGGCATCAATTAGCAAAGAGAACGGAAAATTCAAAGTTGAAAAAGCTAGTATGAGCAGAAGTGCAAGAATTATTATGGAAGGTAAAGTTCACGTTCCTGCAGATACAATGGAATAATTAAATATTTGAAGATAACTCGTAAGTAAGATTTATAAGGGGAAGGAGATTAGATTTCCTTCCCCTTTTTTATTGATTCAAATCAATGATAATAGTTATCATTTATGTCATACTTTTAAAAAAATAGGATGACATATGCAATTTTCAACAACAATCCCCCAATATCAAGAAAAAAACTCTTGGTGGCAGAGATTTATCTCCCAGCCGCACCAACTATTTTTCAGCTCAGCTCTCTTTTTTGCTATTTTTATAATGCTTTTAACACTTTGTTCCTTAACGGGAATTCTTAACTTGGATTTTAGTCTGATTCATGGCTTTGGGTTTAATTATGCACTTTTTACAAATGCCTTTTTAGGTTTTTTAATTACTGTCATACCCAAATATAACGCAACACAAGCCATTAATAAAGATAAATATTTAAATCCTTGGATTCTTTATCAAATAGGTATTTTTATTACACTTTTTATAAATATTACTTTAGGAAAGATTCTACTATCTTTTGTACTTTTCTATTTTGTGAAACTCTTTTATGAAACAATAAAAAAAGGTAAAGCATCTGTAAAAACCGATAGTATTTATATAAATTTTATTCTATTTTTAGGAGCACTTATGCTTTTGATTGAAGCAGTAAGTTCATCAAATCTCTCGGAACTTATATTCTTTTGTTTTTTAATCTCTATGGTTTTTATTATTGCTTTAAAAATGATTCCCGCATTTTATTTCGGTTATACTGGAATATCTCCTTGGCAAAGACCAAAATATATCCCTTTTATATCTATAACTTTGATTTTTTTAACAGGTATTTCTATGCAGTTTGAGTTAGATTTACTTTTAAAAACAGTATCTCTTTTATCATCTGTATTTTTTGGATATGTTCTTTTTAAATTGAATTTATTTAAAAAAACTCCTGCTATTTTATCAATCCTTGTTTTAGGTCTTGTTTGGTTTGAGCTTGCTTATATTTCACTGTTTTTGGAATCTATGTTTTTAGATTACACCTTTAAACTCTCATTTCATATCTTTGCAATTGGTTTTATGACCACTTTGTTAATAGGTTTTGGAAGCAGAGTTATAAGAGGACATGCCGTTCCTGCTCAAACAATTCAAGCAGATAAAATTACAAAAGCTCTTTTTGTTTTCACTCAAATTGTTCTGCTTACAAGAATTTTTGCCTCAATTAGTTTTATAGCACAATCTTCATTTTTTACATATCTTCTAAATTTAAGTTCTATATTTTGGATATTACTGTTTGTCATATGGACATTAAGATATGCAAAAACTCTTTTAAGAATAAAATAGAACCTTTAAAAGGTTCTATTATTTGATAACAACTCTGTTTTTACCCCTGTTTTTTGCTTTATATAAAAGGCTGTCCGCTCTTTTATAAATAGTTTCAATATCATCTCCTTCATTTACTTCCGTAAGACCTATGCTGACTGTTACTTTTCTGTTTTTTATGCAGTTTAACTCTTTTTCAATTATAATTCTTATTTTTTGGGCAACTTCTTGTGCCTCTTGAAAAGAGGTTTGACTAAGTAAAACTACAAACTCTTCTCCTCCCACTCTGAAAAAATAATCGTTTGCTCTAATATGAGAAGAGACTAAAGAGGTTAAATCAATTAATACTTTGTCTCCGGCTGCATGACCGTAAGTATCATTGATAGCTTTAAAATCATCAATATCAAAAATCAAAAATGAAAATTTATCCTCATATCTTTTATATAAAGATAGAAGTTCATTAAGTTTTTCATTAAAAAATTTTCTATTGTATATATTAGTAAGACCGTCTTTGTATGTACGCTCTTTAAGTTTTCTATGAATAGTTTTTAGTCTTTGATTTTGTATTTTTAAAATATTCGTTTTATTTTTTATCTCTTCTTGTAAAATATCTTTTGTAATAAGCCATCTTTTTTTGCTTAAGAAATAAAAAATTACAATTAATGTGGTAAGAGAGACTCCAAAGAAAGTTATTATTAAAAATATAGTCTCACTTTTACTTAACTGAATAAAACTCTTTTTACCGAACCACTTTTCATATATTTTTTTATACTCTCCGTCTAATTTTAGTTGGGTAATGGCTTCATTAAATTTCGGTAATAGATGAAATTGAGCTTTTGATACACCTATTCCTCTTTTTATCTCTTTAATTGATCTGGGAAAAGGAACAATAAGTGAGCTTGTAAGTTCATGTTCAATTAAGGGTTGAGGATAACAAAAAGCATCTATTTTATCCATCTTTAATGCTGTTAACATATCTTCAAAATGTTTAAAATATATTTTTTGATTTGTTAAATCTTTGTTTATCAGTTTATTGCAGATATTTCTTTTTACTACTCCGATTTTTTTATCTTTTAAATCTTTGATATTTTTATAAGTTGCATTAGTTTTTTTATAAATATTTATAAAAAAACTATCCGTTTCCTGGGTAAATAAAAAAAGATTTTCTCTTGATTGAGTTATTCCTATATTTGGAATAATATCCGCTTTTTTCTCTTCAAAAAGTTTAAATACTTCATCAAAATCATCTACAATTATATATTCATATTTTAGATCAATACTTTTTGCCACTTTTTCAAAAAGCTCAATAGCATAACCTTCAGGTTTGCCGTTTTCATTAACAAAATAGTATGGTTCCCAATTTTTTACCACTGCAACTTTATGTATCTCTTTATCATTTGCAGATAAAAAAAATGGAAATATTAAGATAATTAGTAGTAAAAATAATTTTTCCATACTAAATTATACTACAAAAAAATAATTTAATATAAGAAATATTTACTTTAGAATTTTTTTAATCTTTTTTTAAAGTATCAGTAAAATAGAAAAAATCTATTTTACTAATTTTGATATCTCTTTAAATACGGGATGTTTTGCATTTGCAGTAAGTTCAAAAAGCAAAGATTCATAAGTTGTAGGAATCACACCTGCTTGAATAAGTCTTTGTATTGCAGTATCTTTATCTTTTTGTTTTCTTGAACTAACACAATCAGTAACAATTACGACAGAAAAACCCTCTTCTAATAAATCAAGTGCAGTTTGTAGAACACATACGTGAGTCTCTATTCCTGCTAATATTACGGTTTTTTTACCCTCTACTTTAATTGCGGCTAAGCCCTCTTCATTCCCGCAGCAAGAAAAAGTTGTTTTTTCAAAGTGGGGATATTCATCGACTAGCTCTCTTAAACTTGGAATTGTTTCACCTATTCCTTTTTTATACTGTTCATTTATTATAAAAGGGATATTATGAAGTTTTAAACCTTTTAATAAAATAATTAGATTTTTTTCTAACTCTTCGTTATTTGAAATAAAAGGGAAAAGTTTTTCTTGAATATCTACTTGAATAAAAACGCAATCTTCAGCTTTTATTTTCATCTTCACTCCTTAAAAAATATTTGCTTGATAGATATATAATACAAGAAGAGATAAAAAAAGTCTAGTTTGAAACAGAGCTTTTCGAAGATTTTCAAGGGTAATTTATACAAATTTCAAAGAAGGGGACAAAGCCCTTCAAAATGCTATTTAAATGCTACTTTTTCAGCTTTTTCAAGAAGCTCTTTTGCACCTTGATCTATAAAAGTTTGTGCCAGATTTTGACCTAATATTTTATACTCTTCAATATCTGCTGTTATATCTTCTTCAATATATTCGCTGCCGTCAGGCATTCC
It encodes the following:
- the prpF gene encoding 2-methylaconitate cis-trans isomerase PrpF is translated as MSDAPQITVPATYMRGGTSKGTFFRIEDLPKIAQENQGAKDKLLLRVVGSPDPYGKQIDGMGGATSSTSKTVLVGKSSVPNHDVDYYFGQVSIDKPFMDWSGNCGNLSSAVGPFAIKSGYVENVVQNGIQTVRIWQANIKKTILCHVPIKDGRVQEIGDYEIDGVAFPAAEIKLEFVEPVDPSEELFPTGNLVDDLEVPGVGTFKATMITAGIPTIFLNADEIGYKGTELQNDINSDKEALKRFETIRAYGAIKMGLISDVKEAETRAHTPKVAFVSKSQNYTASSGKEITVDDIDLNVRALSMGQLHHAMMGTASVAIGVAACIPGTLVNLAAGGADLDSVTFGHPSGTLKVGASISKENGKFKVEKASMSRSARIIMEGKVHVPADTME
- a CDS encoding GGDEF domain-containing protein, with the protein product MEKLFLLLIILIFPFFLSANDKEIHKVAVVKNWEPYYFVNENGKPEGYAIELFEKVAKSIDLKYEYIIVDDFDEVFKLFEEKKADIIPNIGITQSRENLFLFTQETDSFFINIYKKTNATYKNIKDLKDKKIGVVKRNICNKLINKDLTNQKIYFKHFEDMLTALKMDKIDAFCYPQPLIEHELTSSLIVPFPRSIKEIKRGIGVSKAQFHLLPKFNEAITQLKLDGEYKKIYEKWFGKKSFIQLSKSETIFLIITFFGVSLTTLIVIFYFLSKKRWLITKDILQEEIKNKTNILKIQNQRLKTIHRKLKERTYKDGLTNIYNRKFFNEKLNELLSLYKRYEDKFSFLIFDIDDFKAINDTYGHAAGDKVLIDLTSLVSSHIRANDYFFRVGGEEFVVLLSQTSFQEAQEVAQKIRIIIEKELNCIKNRKVTVSIGLTEVNEGDDIETIYKRADSLLYKAKNRGKNRVVIK
- the acnD gene encoding Fe/S-dependent 2-methylisocitrate dehydratase AcnD, which encodes MTNDKYLKQLDGLDVKYYDIKSAVEDIQPGSFEKLNYTSRVLAENLIRKCPSEDLKDSLIQLIEKRTDKDFPWFPSRVVCHDILGLTAFVDLAGLREAIAKEGGDPEKVNPVVPTQLIVDHSLAVECGGFDPDAFNKNRAIEDRRNADRFHFINWTKEAFNNVDVIPPGNGIMHQINLEKMSPVVHNRDGIAFPDTLVGTDSHTPHVDSLGVIAVGVGGLEAENVMLGNPSYMRVPEIIGVKIVGDRKEGITATDIALSMTSFLRENNVISAYLEFVGEGLKHLTLGDRATISNMTPEYGASAAMFAIDEQTIDYLKLTGRTPEQVDLVEKYAKANGLWANELEKATYARELVFDLSTVTRSLAGPSKPHKLVPTSTLEEEGITKHIEIKDDKMPDGAVLIAAITSCTNTSNPRNVVAAGLLAKKANELGLKRKPWVKSSLAPGSKVVEEYLEDSHLLSELEKLGFGIVGFACTTCNGMSGALDPKIQKEAVDNDIYTTAVLSGNRNFDGRIHPYVKEAFLASPPLVIAYAIAGSIRFDIEKDALGTDKNGNPITLKDIWPTDAEIDEVVNKSVRPSMFTEVYDPMFAKNPLANVKIDPFYNWNSRSTYIQKPPYWDDEFMGMPALKGMRALGVFPDNITTDHLSPSNAILPESASGEYCIKMGLPVEDLNSYATHRGDHNTASRATLANPKLFNEMVKDENGNVKQGSLTKIMPEGKESRMWEAIQTYQQRKQPLIIIAGTNYGQGSSRDWAAKGVRLAGVEVVVAESIERIHRTNLVGMGVLPLQFKDGDTRHTYNIDGTETFEVVGEITPRTTLTLVMTRANGEKVEIPVTCRLDTSAEVEVYKAGGILQKFAKDFVAKK
- a CDS encoding NnrS family protein, which codes for MQFSTTIPQYQEKNSWWQRFISQPHQLFFSSALFFAIFIMLLTLCSLTGILNLDFSLIHGFGFNYALFTNAFLGFLITVIPKYNATQAINKDKYLNPWILYQIGIFITLFINITLGKILLSFVLFYFVKLFYETIKKGKASVKTDSIYINFILFLGALMLLIEAVSSSNLSELIFFCFLISMVFIIALKMIPAFYFGYTGISPWQRPKYIPFISITLIFLTGISMQFELDLLLKTVSLLSSVFFGYVLFKLNLFKKTPAILSILVLGLVWFELAYISLFLESMFLDYTFKLSFHIFAIGFMTTLLIGFGSRVIRGHAVPAQTIQADKITKALFVFTQIVLLTRIFASISFIAQSSFFTYLLNLSSIFWILLFVIWTLRYAKTLLRIK
- a CDS encoding hydrolase, coding for MKIKAEDCVFIQVDIQEKLFPFISNNEELEKNLIILLKGLKLHNIPFIINEQYKKGIGETIPSLRELVDEYPHFEKTTFSCCGNEEGLAAIKVEGKKTVILAGIETHVCVLQTALDLLEEGFSVVIVTDCVSSRKQKDKDTAIQRLIQAGVIPTTYESLLFELTANAKHPVFKEISKLVK